The genome window CGGGGTTTCTGAACCTATAAATTATTATATGCTGGCAGGATTTACGAATATGACGTTTGAGTTTGGGGCACGTGCCATTGTGGAAGATGCAACCTGGCATATTCAACCCAATGAAAGAATAGGCCTGATCGGGTACAATGGTACCGGTAAATCGACCCTGTTGAAGCTCCTGGTGGGCGAATACCTCCCTTCTGCAGGCACCGTAGAACGGAGCCGCGGCACTTCCATCGGGTACCTGCACCAGGACCTGCTGAGCTTTGATACGAACGATTCCATCCTGGAAGTAGCGCTGGGCGCCTTTGAACGCGTGCGGCAACTGGAAGTGGAGATCGAGGAAGTGGGTAAGGAACTGGAAAAGACCGGCGATGAAGACCTGCTGCACAAGTATACCGACCTGCTGCACGAGATGGAAACACTCGGCGGCTATAATATCCACCACAAAACAGAGGAAATATTGCAGGGCCTGGGCTTTGCCAATGCCGACCTGCAACGTCCCTATAAAGAGTTCAGCGGTGGCTGGCGTATGCGGGTACTGCTGGCCAAGATGATCCTGCAGGCGCCCGACCTGCTGCTGCTTGATGAGCCTACGAACCACCTTGACCTGCCCTCTATTGAATGGCTGGAAAAGTACCTGGTGCACTACCAGGGATCGGTGGTGATCATCAGCCACGATAAGTATTTCCTGAACCGGATGGTGACGAAGATCATTGAACTGTACCAACGCCGCCTGCATATTTATAACGGCAATTATTCTTTCTATGAAACAGAGAAGGAACAAAGGCTGGAACTGATGCAGCGGGCGTATGAGAACCAGCAGGATTATATCCGCCAGCAGGAAAGGTTTATTGAACGCTTTAAGGCCAAAGCCTCCAAAGCAGCGGCGGCGCAAAGCGCCATGAAGCGGCTGGACAAGCTGGACAGGCTGGAAGATATTGGCATCGAACGGCCCAGCCTGCGCATCAATTTCCAGGTAGATAAAACACCTGGCAAGGTATTGTGTGAGTTAAAACACATCGGCAAAAGTTTTGGCACGAATAAGATTATCGAGCATACCGGCGCAGAGATTAACCGGGGCGATAAGATTGCCCTGATCGGGGCCAATGGTAAAGGTAAATCCACCGTATTGCGCATTATTGCCGGCGTGGAATCTTTTACCGGCGACCGCCGCTGGGGTCATAATGTGGATGAAAGTTTTTATGCCCAGCACCAGTTGGAAGCCCTCAATGTAAATAACACGATCCTGGATGAGATGAAGGAGGCGGGCAGCCAGAAAACAGAA of Paraflavitalea devenefica contains these proteins:
- a CDS encoding ABC-F family ATP-binding cassette domain-containing protein, with the translated sequence MLAGFTNMTFEFGARAIVEDATWHIQPNERIGLIGYNGTGKSTLLKLLVGEYLPSAGTVERSRGTSIGYLHQDLLSFDTNDSILEVALGAFERVRQLEVEIEEVGKELEKTGDEDLLHKYTDLLHEMETLGGYNIHHKTEEILQGLGFANADLQRPYKEFSGGWRMRVLLAKMILQAPDLLLLDEPTNHLDLPSIEWLEKYLVHYQGSVVIISHDKYFLNRMVTKIIELYQRRLHIYNGNYSFYETEKEQRLELMQRAYENQQDYIRQQERFIERFKAKASKAAAAQSAMKRLDKLDRLEDIGIERPSLRINFQVDKTPGKVLCELKHIGKSFGTNKIIEHTGAEINRGDKIALIGANGKGKSTVLRIIAGVESFTGDRRWGHNVDESFYAQHQLEALNVNNTILDEMKEAGSQKTELELRTILGCFLFSGDDADKKIKVLSGGEKARVALAKTIISKANFLMLDEPTNHLDMHTVDLLIEALNKYEGSLILVSHDRYFISKVANKIWEIDNYQIKDFDGGYEEWVEWKERMKKKKEEEARIQHSESRMQKAGTGNQKSEVRNPKSEEKPNTQPSSDVRPQTSAPVQPPAKQEPINKEAKKELQKKQRLFKELEEKITTLTTRKSELETLLASPDVFSDKNKFLSAEREYKSVTENLKEASDQYEKVFESIIDLESQ